One segment of Halalkalicoccus tibetensis DNA contains the following:
- a CDS encoding winged helix-turn-helix transcriptional regulator, with protein MRSNDTRQRIRDHVRASPGIHFNALVRDSEFAPGQVQYHVRRLLKAGAVTEERLYGRTHYYPPDHDPWERRTLALARRETARELLVHLLEHEGARPADVADALGIARSTLEWHLGRLAEQGIVHKERDGRERVTLRVSHPDRTARLLAETTDSLPDRFADRFMRLVDDLFEE; from the coding sequence ATGAGGAGCAACGATACCCGGCAGCGGATCCGCGATCACGTCCGCGCCAGCCCGGGGATCCACTTCAACGCGCTGGTCCGGGACTCGGAGTTCGCGCCCGGCCAGGTCCAGTACCACGTCCGGCGGCTGCTGAAGGCCGGAGCGGTGACCGAGGAACGGCTCTACGGCCGAACCCATTACTACCCGCCCGACCACGACCCCTGGGAACGCCGGACGCTCGCGCTCGCCCGACGCGAGACCGCCCGCGAGCTGCTCGTCCACCTGCTCGAACACGAGGGGGCGAGGCCCGCGGACGTCGCCGACGCGCTCGGGATCGCCCGCAGCACGCTGGAGTGGCATCTCGGCCGATTGGCCGAACAGGGGATCGTCCACAAGGAGCGCGACGGGCGCGAACGGGTGACGCTTCGCGTCTCGCATCCCGACCGGACCGCCAGACTGCTGGCCGAGACCACCGACTCGCTGCCCGATCGGTTCGCCGACCGGTTCATGCGGCTTGTCGACGACCTGTTCGAGGAGTAG
- a CDS encoding MaoC family dehydratase — protein sequence MTDRADGDGDRERRLVPGWEGRYYEDFAVGDVYKHPYGRTVTETDNVWFTNLTMNVNPMHFNEAYAAETEFGERLVDGTFVIALAVGMSVVDVSMNATANLGYDSIRHHAPVYHGDTIFAESEVLEKRESSSRDHVGIVTTELRAYNESGEKVLSLERTPMVLKREHAEPSAAQPTGWPEGVGTQPEDC from the coding sequence ATGACCGACCGAGCGGACGGAGACGGCGATCGCGAGCGCAGGCTCGTCCCGGGCTGGGAGGGGCGCTACTACGAGGACTTCGCGGTCGGCGACGTCTACAAACACCCCTACGGGCGTACCGTCACCGAGACCGACAACGTCTGGTTCACCAACCTCACGATGAACGTCAACCCGATGCACTTCAACGAGGCCTACGCCGCCGAGACGGAGTTCGGCGAGCGCCTCGTCGACGGCACCTTCGTCATCGCCCTCGCGGTGGGGATGAGCGTCGTCGACGTCTCGATGAACGCCACCGCGAACCTCGGCTACGACTCCATCAGGCACCACGCGCCCGTCTACCACGGCGACACGATCTTCGCGGAAAGCGAGGTCCTGGAGAAACGCGAGAGCAGCTCTCGGGACCACGTCGGGATCGTCACGACCGAGCTCCGGGCGTACAACGAATCGGGCGAGAAGGTACTTTCCTTGGAGCGTACCCCAATGGTGCTCAAACGGGAGCACGCCGAGCCCTCCGCGGCGCAGCCGACCGGATGGCCCGAAGGAGTGGGAACCCAGCCCGAGGACTGCTGA
- the folP gene encoding dihydropteroate synthase — MEFHDAANFLFDLRRFRPKPGTESTADLLAALDDPHEGPRYVQVAGSNGKGSTARMTESVLREAGLTVGLYTSPHFDDVRERITVDGRPITKAALTEFVERVKPRIVERAAEGQAPTFFEVMTTMALWEFGRREVDVAILEVGIGGRYDATSVVDPVASAVTSVTLEHTGILGDTIEEIARDKAHVAPREGALVTAAEGEALAAVREQASDVLTVGSEGDVRAEYGGRTNHVESAVSISGPDWGVEARLPLLGEYQARNAGVAAALARQVADVSEAEQATGLRNAHWPGRFEVMDTDPLTVLDGAHNPGACEALAETLAEFEYDDLFLVVGAMHEKDHGGMAAALPDPDHVVCTQPDLDRAEDREVLARVYENRGVADVKTRGAVSGALSRALSEAGPDDCVLVTGSLFAVAEARERWTRAEITKRVRDLDDARETLEGTHVTGPGVWRMRGKAVHRVVKTRVQRRQAQYLKEEMLSLGGECALSGLNDQDDENIDVVLMGTLAQFKRLCEKLAEQPYGLSIVARDVREALDIGVEPASHGYPWEERTAVMGILNVTPDSFHDGGRYERVEDAVARAERMAENGADIIDVGGESTRPGAEVVPAEEEIDRIAPVIERISDLDAMISVDTRKAAVARAALEAGADILNDVSGLEDPEMRFVAAEYDVPLIVMHSLDTPVDPDREVEYDDVVEDVIADLAERVLLAEKAGLDREKIVVDPGIGFAKSAAESFEVLGRTDEFHALGCPVLIGHSHKSMFGRVGRGSGNRTAATVAGTTIAAERGADVVRVHDVPENVAAVRAVEAADGDR; from the coding sequence ATGGAGTTTCACGACGCCGCGAACTTCCTCTTCGATCTGCGGCGCTTCCGTCCGAAGCCCGGCACGGAGTCGACGGCAGACCTCCTGGCCGCCCTCGATGACCCCCACGAGGGCCCCCGATACGTCCAGGTCGCCGGCTCCAACGGCAAGGGCAGCACGGCGAGGATGACCGAGTCGGTCCTCCGGGAGGCCGGGCTCACCGTCGGCCTCTACACCTCGCCACATTTCGACGACGTGCGCGAGCGGATCACCGTCGACGGCCGACCGATCACGAAGGCCGCCCTCACCGAGTTCGTCGAGCGGGTCAAACCCCGGATCGTCGAGCGCGCGGCCGAGGGGCAGGCCCCCACGTTCTTCGAGGTGATGACCACGATGGCGCTGTGGGAGTTCGGCCGCCGGGAGGTCGACGTCGCGATACTGGAGGTCGGGATCGGCGGGCGATACGACGCCACCAGCGTCGTCGATCCAGTCGCCAGCGCGGTCACGAGCGTCACCCTCGAACACACCGGGATCCTGGGCGACACCATCGAGGAGATCGCCCGCGACAAGGCCCACGTCGCGCCTCGCGAGGGGGCTCTGGTCACCGCCGCCGAGGGCGAGGCGCTCGCGGCCGTTCGCGAGCAGGCCAGCGACGTCCTCACGGTCGGTTCGGAGGGCGACGTGCGTGCCGAGTACGGCGGGCGGACGAACCACGTCGAGAGCGCCGTGTCGATCTCGGGGCCCGACTGGGGCGTCGAGGCGCGGCTCCCGCTTCTGGGCGAGTATCAGGCGCGGAACGCGGGCGTCGCGGCGGCGCTCGCCCGACAGGTGGCGGACGTCTCGGAAGCCGAACAGGCGACGGGCCTGCGAAACGCCCACTGGCCGGGGCGCTTCGAGGTGATGGACACGGATCCTCTCACCGTCCTCGACGGCGCGCACAACCCCGGGGCCTGCGAGGCGCTCGCGGAGACCCTCGCGGAGTTCGAGTACGACGACCTCTTCCTGGTGGTCGGCGCGATGCACGAGAAGGACCACGGCGGAATGGCCGCTGCGCTTCCCGACCCCGACCACGTCGTCTGTACCCAGCCCGATCTGGATCGCGCGGAGGACCGTGAGGTGCTCGCGCGCGTCTACGAGAACCGCGGCGTCGCGGACGTGAAAACCCGGGGGGCGGTCTCGGGGGCACTCTCGCGGGCGCTCTCGGAGGCGGGGCCCGACGACTGCGTGCTGGTGACCGGCTCGCTGTTCGCCGTCGCGGAGGCCCGCGAGCGCTGGACGCGCGCGGAGATCACCAAGCGCGTTCGGGACCTCGACGACGCCCGGGAGACCCTCGAAGGGACCCACGTCACCGGGCCGGGCGTCTGGCGGATGCGGGGGAAGGCCGTCCACCGCGTGGTCAAGACGCGCGTCCAGCGCCGCCAGGCCCAGTACCTCAAGGAGGAGATGCTCTCGCTCGGCGGGGAGTGTGCGCTCTCGGGGCTCAACGACCAGGACGACGAGAACATCGACGTCGTCCTCATGGGCACGCTCGCGCAGTTCAAACGCCTCTGTGAGAAGCTGGCGGAGCAGCCCTACGGGCTGTCGATCGTCGCCCGGGACGTCCGAGAGGCCCTCGATATCGGCGTCGAACCCGCCTCCCACGGGTATCCGTGGGAGGAACGAACGGCAGTAATGGGGATCCTCAACGTCACGCCCGATAGCTTCCACGACGGCGGGCGCTACGAGCGAGTCGAGGACGCGGTCGCCCGGGCGGAGCGAATGGCCGAAAACGGCGCCGACATCATCGACGTCGGCGGCGAGAGCACGCGACCGGGCGCGGAGGTGGTCCCCGCGGAGGAGGAGATCGACCGTATCGCCCCGGTGATCGAGCGGATCAGCGACCTCGACGCGATGATCTCCGTCGACACCCGCAAGGCTGCGGTCGCGCGGGCGGCCCTCGAAGCGGGCGCAGATATCCTGAACGACGTCTCGGGTCTCGAGGACCCCGAGATGCGGTTCGTCGCCGCCGAGTACGACGTCCCGCTGATCGTGATGCACAGCCTCGACACGCCGGTCGACCCCGATCGGGAGGTCGAGTACGACGACGTCGTCGAGGACGTGATCGCCGACCTCGCCGAACGGGTGTTGCTGGCCGAGAAGGCCGGGCTGGATCGCGAGAAGATCGTCGTCGATCCCGGGATCGGCTTCGCGAAGAGCGCCGCCGAGAGCTTCGAGGTCCTCGGGCGGACCGACGAGTTCCACGCGCTCGGCTGTCCCGTGCTGATCGGCCACTCCCACAAATCCATGTTCGGACGGGTCGGCCGCGGCTCCGGGAACCGGACGGCGGCAACTGTTGCCGGAACGACCATCGCCGCCGAGCGGGGCGCGGACGTCGTCCGGGTCCACGACGTCCCCGAGAACGTCGCCGCGGTCCGGGCGGTCGAGGCCGCCGACGGCGATCGGTAG
- a CDS encoding copper resistance protein CopC, with product MKDDGTTTRSGVGVSRADPRWVRVALIGLVLCALLASAPLAGAHAYLNESEPGNGEAVEEVPEEVGLSFSGDGVQIAEVSVTGPDGEDVSGPAHVDPDDPRLVAAPIEEAGEGEREGIYVVEWEVLADDGHTTSGTFLFSVGDGPPDREQVIGLHEDDEEGVSGIEAAANGLVLLSLIGLVGVPVSLWIAIYPLAGRFGAPLGRAEERARTVLLASGAAMLAGVVGLGLARSASIAPSLSSSAVGRFLGTSLGALWIAQLVVAGAVVGVLLVARRRPLARRYWLGGAVAGGLAVQLSVSATSHSASLIDRFQGTATDFAHIGGAALWVGGLPALGLVLPAVLRRAEAERAVAAAAIRRFSVVVLTGVTLAVTTGLVLAAWHAPDPEGLWTTLYGTLLSAKTLLVVLALGLGGLTRAVLLRRLEDGRADVGSVVRAVRIEGGVLLAVVLVSGLLTAAPTAAVAGADGPSEATAESGNVELTVLPAEDGGSALLVDEDEPIVLDARFLADGEPVPAEEPTLLLRNDQSDVTLTTDLEETEGGVYSTVETLPAVGSWEVRVSGQVDDGYESEWFRLFNVPDHPAHDDHASEGTAFAAWLRIGALATGLLGTLAVLIETARFEQ from the coding sequence ATGAAGGACGATGGGACGACGACGCGTTCGGGGGTCGGCGTGAGCCGGGCGGACCCACGGTGGGTCCGGGTCGCACTGATCGGGCTGGTGTTGTGTGCGCTGCTCGCAAGCGCCCCGCTCGCCGGCGCGCACGCCTATCTGAACGAGAGCGAGCCGGGCAACGGCGAGGCGGTCGAGGAGGTTCCCGAGGAGGTGGGCCTCTCCTTCTCCGGCGACGGCGTCCAGATCGCCGAAGTGAGCGTCACCGGGCCCGACGGGGAGGACGTGAGCGGCCCCGCCCATGTGGACCCCGACGACCCCCGGCTCGTGGCCGCCCCGATCGAGGAGGCCGGTGAGGGCGAGAGAGAGGGGATCTACGTCGTCGAGTGGGAGGTGCTCGCCGACGACGGCCACACCACCTCGGGGACGTTCCTCTTCTCGGTCGGCGACGGGCCGCCGGACCGCGAGCAGGTGATCGGGCTCCACGAGGACGACGAGGAGGGCGTCTCCGGGATCGAGGCGGCCGCCAACGGGCTGGTCCTGCTCTCGTTGATCGGGCTCGTCGGCGTCCCCGTCAGCCTCTGGATCGCGATCTACCCGCTCGCGGGGCGGTTCGGCGCCCCCCTCGGACGCGCCGAGGAGCGCGCGCGGACGGTGCTGCTCGCGTCGGGGGCGGCCATGCTCGCGGGCGTCGTCGGGCTGGGGCTCGCACGCAGCGCGTCGATCGCCCCCTCGCTTTCGTCGAGCGCCGTCGGGCGGTTCCTCGGGACCTCGCTGGGAGCGCTCTGGATCGCCCAGCTCGTGGTCGCCGGGGCGGTCGTCGGCGTTCTCCTAGTAGCTCGGCGCCGGCCCCTCGCGCGGCGCTACTGGCTCGGCGGTGCGGTCGCGGGCGGACTCGCCGTCCAGCTCTCGGTGAGTGCGACGAGCCACTCGGCGAGCCTGATCGACCGGTTCCAGGGGACGGCGACGGACTTCGCGCACATCGGCGGGGCCGCGCTCTGGGTCGGCGGGCTGCCCGCCCTCGGGCTCGTCCTGCCGGCCGTCCTGCGGCGCGCCGAGGCAGAGCGCGCGGTCGCGGCCGCCGCGATCCGGCGCTTCTCGGTCGTGGTGCTGACGGGGGTGACGCTCGCGGTGACGACCGGGCTCGTGCTCGCGGCGTGGCACGCGCCCGACCCCGAGGGGCTGTGGACCACCCTCTACGGGACCCTCCTCTCGGCGAAGACGCTGCTGGTCGTCCTGGCGCTGGGCCTCGGCGGGCTCACGCGGGCCGTCCTGTTGCGCCGCCTCGAGGACGGGCGGGCCGACGTCGGGAGCGTCGTCCGCGCGGTGCGGATCGAGGGCGGCGTCCTGCTGGCCGTCGTGCTGGTCTCGGGGCTGCTCACCGCCGCGCCGACGGCCGCCGTCGCCGGGGCCGACGGGCCGAGCGAGGCGACGGCCGAGAGCGGGAACGTCGAGCTCACCGTGTTGCCCGCCGAGGACGGCGGGAGCGCCCTGTTGGTCGACGAGGACGAACCGATCGTCCTCGACGCGCGGTTCCTCGCTGACGGCGAGCCCGTCCCCGCGGAGGAGCCGACGCTGCTGTTGCGAAACGACCAGTCCGACGTCACGCTCACGACCGATCTGGAGGAGACCGAGGGGGGCGTCTACTCGACGGTCGAGACCCTGCCCGCGGTCGGCAGCTGGGAGGTCCGGGTCTCGGGCCAGGTCGATGACGGCTACGAGAGCGAGTGGTTCCGGCTGTTCAACGTGCCCGACCACCCCGCCCACGACGACCACGCGAGCGAGGGGACGGCCTTCGCCGCCTGGCTGCGGATCGGCGCGCTCGCGACCGGCCTGCTCGGGACGCTCGCGGTCCTGATCGAGACGGCCCGGTTCGAACAGTGA
- a CDS encoding sulfurtransferase, with translation MSDYDTDVLVDADWVEDHLEEFQSDDPDYRLLEVNNPTVTTDSEYTSYEEGHAPGAIFFDWEEDFTNQQTRDILSKDAFEETMGEAGITEDSTIVFYGGGRVPNWFALFAYWQAKYYGHEDAKVLDGGKGYWVDNDYPLTDEVPEFDAQEYDARGPFESIRAYRDDVDTAIEQGLPMVDVRSPEEFSGEVIAPEGLNETAQRAGHIPGASNVPIATILNEDGTFKSSDELREIYAEAGVDGEESTIAYCRVGERSSIEWFALRELLGFEDVSNYDGSWTEWGSMIRTPIETGDGQ, from the coding sequence ATGTCAGACTACGATACCGACGTGCTCGTCGACGCCGACTGGGTCGAGGACCACCTGGAGGAGTTCCAGAGCGACGACCCCGACTACCGGTTGCTCGAAGTGAACAACCCGACGGTCACGACGGACTCGGAGTACACGTCCTACGAGGAGGGCCACGCGCCCGGCGCGATCTTCTTCGACTGGGAGGAGGACTTCACTAACCAGCAGACCCGCGACATCCTCTCGAAGGACGCCTTCGAGGAGACGATGGGCGAGGCGGGCATCACCGAGGACAGTACGATAGTGTTCTACGGCGGCGGCCGGGTCCCCAACTGGTTCGCGCTCTTCGCCTACTGGCAGGCCAAATACTACGGCCACGAGGACGCGAAGGTGCTCGACGGCGGCAAGGGCTACTGGGTCGACAACGACTACCCGCTGACCGACGAGGTGCCCGAGTTCGACGCCCAGGAGTACGACGCCCGCGGTCCCTTCGAGTCGATCCGCGCGTACCGGGACGACGTCGACACCGCGATCGAGCAGGGGCTCCCGATGGTCGACGTTCGCTCGCCCGAGGAGTTCAGCGGCGAGGTCATCGCGCCCGAGGGGCTCAACGAGACGGCCCAGCGCGCGGGCCACATCCCCGGCGCGTCGAACGTTCCCATCGCGACCATCCTGAACGAGGACGGCACGTTCAAGAGTAGCGACGAGCTGCGCGAGATCTACGCCGAGGCCGGCGTCGACGGCGAGGAGTCGACCATCGCCTACTGCCGCGTCGGCGAGCGCTCCTCGATCGAGTGGTTCGCGCTGCGCGAGCTGCTGGGCTTCGAGGACGTCAGCAACTACGACGGCTCGTGGACCGAATGGGGCAGCATGATCCGCACCCCGATCGAGACCGGCGACGGCCAGTAG
- a CDS encoding class I SAM-dependent methyltransferase: MKQHLHDHPGVHDALYARKPYAEEVGFALERAPAADRALVVGCRTGEHVRRFEAAGVEAVGVDPYPALIEHARERSDSTFHVGGLPELPVDGAFDLVLAPFMTVNRLAADELEPALAALADRAGEDGTLVLDTGEYPDMESPTLRTASGIETGEEEKEGAAGSGCALFEQFRRSDGREVRVESVVLHGESWFADGHELVEFENDEIGTRLADLGFVVKREDWLPDPTTTAESSVFVASR; encoded by the coding sequence ATGAAACAACACCTCCACGACCATCCGGGGGTTCACGACGCGCTGTACGCCCGGAAGCCCTACGCGGAGGAGGTGGGGTTCGCCCTCGAGCGGGCCCCCGCGGCCGACCGGGCGCTCGTCGTGGGCTGTCGGACCGGCGAGCACGTCCGGCGGTTCGAGGCCGCGGGCGTGGAGGCCGTCGGCGTCGACCCGTATCCGGCGCTGATCGAGCACGCGCGCGAACGGTCGGATTCGACGTTTCACGTCGGTGGGCTGCCGGAGCTGCCGGTCGACGGGGCGTTCGACCTCGTGCTCGCGCCCTTCATGACGGTGAACCGCCTCGCGGCCGACGAGCTGGAGCCGGCACTGGCGGCGCTCGCGGACCGCGCGGGCGAGGACGGGACCCTGGTCCTCGATACGGGCGAGTACCCCGACATGGAGTCGCCGACGCTCCGGACCGCGAGCGGAATCGAAACGGGAGAGGAGGAGAAAGAGGGGGCCGCTGGGAGCGGCTGTGCGCTGTTCGAGCAGTTCCGTCGCTCGGACGGCCGGGAGGTGCGCGTGGAGTCGGTCGTCCTTCACGGGGAGTCGTGGTTCGCCGACGGCCACGAGCTGGTCGAGTTCGAGAACGACGAGATCGGGACCCGGCTTGCCGACCTGGGGTTCGTCGTCAAGCGCGAGGACTGGCTCCCCGACCCGACGACGACGGCCGAGTCCTCGGTGTTCGTCGCCAGCCGGTAG
- a CDS encoding bifunctional metallophosphatase/5'-nucleotidase encodes MVNDTQAHSIGRRELLTGLAGVGALGAMGRASASGTGHETVTLFHDTHFHGLFEDDHADIASYFGLIDERARAAENPFVLGNGDDIATSLYSSVFEGEHMIDALNASGLDYNTYGNHEFDLGPEVLAERVAGSEFPWVSANVVDERTGDVFGAEHGAERYVLREAGGVTLGFTGLCTEDTPDVSSPGEHVAFLDPAEAMESLTTEMCRAGADVIVVLSHLASPVAEEVAAAVDDIDVMVGDHYSEVYDEPAEINDAILSFVGDEFEFVGEIELAVNDGEVADYEFTMHTVAEADVEPLSAVTEVVERYEAELDEELDVEIGETTVELDVRRETIRYGESNVGNYVADVKREETGADVGLMNGGGLRSDQVYGPGPITRRTVVDVLPFPNELVTIDVDGESLRAALEHGVSEPGHGRFPQVSGMSFAYDPDAPAGERVGEVEVNGEALDPDGTYELATNDFVAGGGDGYEMFEGLADGPGEGPLLSTVVIDAIEAEGTISPEVEGRIELL; translated from the coding sequence ATGGTGAATGATACACAGGCACACTCGATAGGGCGGCGTGAACTCCTCACGGGGCTTGCCGGGGTCGGGGCGCTCGGAGCGATGGGGCGGGCGTCAGCGAGCGGGACGGGACACGAGACGGTCACGCTGTTTCATGACACGCACTTCCACGGGCTGTTCGAGGACGACCACGCCGACATCGCGAGCTACTTCGGGCTGATCGACGAGCGCGCGAGGGCGGCCGAGAACCCGTTCGTCCTCGGCAACGGCGACGACATCGCCACGTCGCTCTACTCGTCGGTGTTCGAGGGCGAACACATGATCGACGCGCTGAACGCGAGCGGGCTCGACTACAACACCTACGGCAACCACGAGTTCGACCTCGGTCCCGAGGTGCTCGCAGAACGCGTCGCGGGAAGCGAGTTCCCCTGGGTGAGCGCGAACGTCGTCGACGAGCGCACCGGCGACGTCTTCGGCGCGGAACACGGCGCGGAGCGGTACGTCCTCCGGGAGGCCGGTGGCGTCACCCTCGGGTTCACGGGACTCTGTACCGAGGATACGCCCGACGTGAGCTCGCCCGGCGAGCACGTCGCCTTCCTTGATCCCGCCGAGGCGATGGAGTCGCTCACCACCGAGATGTGCAGGGCGGGCGCGGACGTGATCGTCGTGCTGTCGCATTTGGCCAGCCCCGTCGCCGAGGAGGTCGCGGCCGCGGTCGACGACATCGACGTGATGGTCGGTGACCACTACTCGGAGGTCTACGACGAGCCCGCGGAGATCAACGACGCGATCCTCTCCTTCGTCGGCGACGAGTTCGAGTTCGTCGGTGAGATCGAGCTCGCGGTCAACGACGGCGAAGTGGCCGACTACGAGTTCACGATGCACACGGTCGCGGAGGCCGATGTGGAGCCGCTGTCCGCGGTCACCGAGGTCGTCGAGCGCTACGAGGCCGAGCTCGACGAGGAGCTCGACGTCGAGATCGGCGAGACGACCGTCGAGCTCGACGTCCGCCGCGAGACGATCCGCTACGGCGAGTCGAACGTCGGCAACTACGTCGCCGACGTGAAGCGCGAGGAGACGGGCGCGGACGTCGGGCTGATGAACGGCGGCGGGCTTCGCTCCGATCAGGTCTACGGGCCCGGCCCCATCACCCGCCGAACGGTGGTCGACGTCCTTCCGTTCCCGAACGAACTCGTCACGATCGATGTCGACGGCGAGAGCCTGCGCGCGGCGCTCGAACACGGCGTGAGCGAGCCCGGCCACGGCAGGTTCCCGCAGGTCAGCGGGATGAGCTTCGCCTACGACCCGGACGCACCCGCCGGCGAGCGGGTCGGGGAGGTCGAAGTCAACGGCGAGGCGCTCGATCCCGACGGGACCTACGAGCTCGCGACCAACGACTTCGTCGCGGGGGGCGGCGACGGCTACGAGATGTTCGAAGGACTCGCCGACGGGCCCGGCGAGGGGCCGCTGCTCTCGACGGTCGTGATCGACGCGATCGAGGCCGAAGGGACCATCTCGCCCGAGGTAGAGGGACGGATCGAGCTGCTCTAG
- a CDS encoding S9 family peptidase — protein sequence MAYEFERYLNVRSAYGASFGPDGERLSFLMNTTGVPQVWSIDAPRAWPEQHTFDDERVTFASYSPERPELLFGMDEGGDERQQLFLLGDDGTIDPLTDEPSAKHRFGGWSSDGERFAFASNRRDESVFDVYVQGRDERGEEATLVFEGEGWLTVGGWSPDDERLIVTESHSSFDQDVYALELETGELTHLTPHEGPVRFQSTSWGPDGGIYLVTDRDSDTLYLARLDPETGELAVVEEGGGWNVDGVAVDEESARVVYSRNVDGYTELTAGELSGNGIQEFPAPDLPEGVAGGVSFDSTADRFAVSTTGDTHNTNVHVVECETGEAERWTDAATGGIPRECFAPSELVRFESFDDREIPAFLSLPAETPAEGAPVIVDIHGGPESQRRPSFSPVKQYFLDRGYAYFEPNVRGSSGYGREYTHLDDVEKRMDSVADIKAGVEWLHAQSEIDPDRVVAFGGSYGGFMVLASLTEYPELWAAGIDIVGIANFVTFLENTGEWRRELREAEYGSLEHDREFLESVSPINNIDSIEAPLFVLHGENDPRVPVGEAEQIAAEASEHVPVETLIFPDEGHGFTKLENRIEAYTRIAEFLEEYV from the coding sequence ATGGCATACGAGTTCGAACGCTACCTCAACGTCCGAAGCGCCTACGGCGCCTCGTTCGGTCCCGACGGCGAGCGCCTCTCGTTCCTGATGAACACGACGGGCGTCCCGCAGGTCTGGTCGATCGACGCCCCGCGAGCGTGGCCCGAACAGCACACCTTTGACGACGAACGCGTCACCTTCGCCTCCTACTCCCCGGAACGCCCCGAACTCCTCTTCGGGATGGACGAGGGCGGCGACGAACGCCAGCAGCTCTTCCTGCTCGGCGACGATGGCACGATCGACCCGCTGACCGACGAACCGAGCGCAAAGCACAGGTTCGGCGGCTGGTCCTCGGACGGCGAGCGATTCGCCTTCGCCTCGAACCGCCGCGACGAGTCGGTCTTCGACGTCTACGTCCAGGGCCGCGACGAGCGCGGCGAGGAGGCCACGCTAGTCTTCGAGGGCGAGGGCTGGCTCACCGTCGGCGGGTGGAGCCCCGACGACGAGCGCCTGATCGTCACCGAGTCGCACTCGAGCTTCGACCAGGACGTCTACGCCCTCGAGCTCGAGACCGGCGAGCTGACCCACCTGACGCCCCACGAGGGTCCGGTCCGGTTCCAGAGCACGAGCTGGGGGCCCGACGGCGGGATCTACCTCGTGACCGACCGCGACAGCGACACGCTCTATCTCGCGCGTCTGGACCCCGAGACGGGCGAGCTCGCGGTCGTCGAAGAGGGGGGAGGGTGGAACGTCGACGGGGTCGCGGTCGACGAGGAGAGCGCTCGGGTCGTCTACTCGCGCAACGTCGACGGCTACACCGAGCTCACCGCGGGGGAGCTCTCCGGAAACGGGATCCAGGAGTTCCCCGCGCCCGACCTGCCCGAGGGGGTCGCCGGCGGCGTGAGCTTCGACTCCACGGCAGATCGCTTCGCGGTGAGCACGACCGGCGACACGCACAACACGAACGTCCACGTCGTCGAGTGCGAGACCGGCGAGGCCGAGCGCTGGACGGACGCCGCCACCGGCGGCATTCCGCGCGAGTGCTTCGCCCCCTCGGAGCTCGTGCGCTTCGAGTCGTTCGATGATCGGGAGATCCCCGCCTTCCTCTCGCTGCCCGCCGAGACGCCCGCGGAGGGGGCACCCGTCATCGTCGACATCCACGGCGGGCCCGAGAGCCAACGGCGGCCCTCCTTCAGCCCGGTCAAGCAGTACTTCCTCGATCGGGGCTACGCCTACTTCGAGCCCAACGTCCGCGGGTCATCGGGCTACGGCCGCGAGTACACCCATCTCGACGACGTCGAGAAACGCATGGACAGCGTCGCGGACATCAAGGCCGGTGTCGAGTGGCTGCACGCTCAGTCGGAAATCGATCCCGACAGGGTCGTCGCGTTCGGGGGTTCGTACGGCGGGTTCATGGTGCTCGCGAGCCTGACCGAGTACCCCGAGCTGTGGGCGGCGGGGATCGACATCGTCGGCATCGCGAACTTCGTGACGTTCCTCGAGAACACCGGCGAGTGGCGCCGCGAGCTCCGCGAGGCCGAGTACGGTTCCTTGGAGCACGACCGGGAGTTCCTCGAATCGGTCTCGCCGATCAACAACATCGACTCGATCGAGGCCCCGCTGTTCGTGCTCCACGGCGAGAACGACCCCCGCGTTCCGGTGGGGGAGGCAGAACAGATCGCGGCGGAGGCGAGCGAGCACGTCCCCGTCGAGACGCTGATCTTCCCCGACGAGGGCCACGGCTTCACCAAGCTGGAGAACCGGATCGAGGCCTACACGCGGATCGCGGAGTTCCTCGAGGAGTACGTCTAG
- a CDS encoding gamma carbonic anhydrase family protein produces MIRSFEGTVPEIAESAYVDESAVVIGDVVLEEEASVWPGAVLRGDHGTITLREGANVQDNATLHEECELGSHTTVGHNAIVHAAETGERSMVGMGAIVLDDATIGEEAIVAANSTVTEGTVVPARTLVAGAPAEPVKELDDAGFAAAADRYVENARRHGEGSEVLERGTVRPGETFE; encoded by the coding sequence ATGATCAGGTCCTTCGAGGGGACGGTCCCGGAGATCGCGGAGTCGGCGTACGTCGACGAGAGCGCGGTCGTGATCGGCGATGTGGTGCTCGAAGAAGAGGCCAGCGTCTGGCCCGGTGCGGTGCTGCGGGGCGATCACGGAACCATCACCCTGCGCGAGGGTGCGAACGTCCAGGACAACGCGACCCTCCACGAGGAATGCGAACTCGGTTCTCACACCACCGTCGGCCACAACGCGATCGTCCACGCGGCCGAGACGGGCGAGCGAAGCATGGTCGGGATGGGAGCGATCGTGCTCGACGACGCGACTATCGGCGAGGAGGCGATCGTCGCGGCCAACAGCACCGTTACCGAGGGGACCGTGGTGCCCGCCCGGACCCTCGTCGCGGGCGCGCCCGCCGAGCCGGTCAAGGAGCTCGACGACGCCGGGTTCGCGGCCGCTGCCGACCGCTACGTCGAGAACGCGCGCCGGCATGGAGAGGGCTCGGAGGTACTCGAACGCGGGACGGTTCGACCCGGCGAGACGTTCGAATAG